A single window of Flavobacterium aestivum DNA harbors:
- a CDS encoding methylmalonyl-CoA mutase subunit beta: MAKNLFDDFSPVSAKLWKQKIQFELKGADYNDTLIWNSPEDIKIKPFYDKEDFTKKNPVCTKASQFKICQNIFVFDIDKSIEKALDSINRGAESIRFTIQDHTLDIAKLLEKLPLEEVAIYFHFNFISIDFVKKIDAIAKEKNATIYCNIDPIGQLAKDGNWFVTTEKNNFDTLNILSKEASSLSIISINSGLYQNAGANVVQQIAYSLAHANEYFNRITEINKPIVFHVSVGTNYFFEIAKLRALRILFNTIAQEYNHNLDCHLLVTPTKRNKTIYDYNVNMLRTTTECMSAILGGADAVANLPYDALYHKDNEFGDRIARNQLLILKDESYFDKVDNPADGSYYIESLTNQLAEKALILFKDIESNGGFLKQLNEGVIKRKIQESADAEQALFDSGKEPLLGTNRYPNKNDKMKHDLELFPFVKIKPRKTLITPIIEKRLAEKLEQERLAEE, encoded by the coding sequence ATGGCTAAGAACCTATTCGACGATTTCAGCCCTGTTTCTGCAAAACTTTGGAAACAAAAAATTCAATTTGAACTCAAAGGAGCCGACTATAATGACACCCTGATCTGGAATTCCCCAGAAGACATTAAAATAAAGCCATTTTACGACAAAGAGGATTTTACTAAAAAAAATCCCGTTTGCACAAAAGCTTCACAATTTAAAATTTGTCAAAACATCTTTGTTTTTGATATTGATAAATCCATAGAAAAAGCTCTAGATTCAATAAATCGAGGTGCCGAAAGCATTCGGTTTACTATTCAAGATCACACTCTTGACATTGCAAAACTGTTAGAAAAACTGCCATTAGAGGAAGTTGCCATTTACTTTCATTTCAATTTTATTTCAATCGATTTCGTAAAAAAAATTGATGCTATTGCAAAAGAAAAAAATGCAACTATCTATTGTAATATAGACCCGATAGGACAATTAGCCAAAGATGGAAATTGGTTTGTAACTACTGAAAAGAATAATTTCGACACACTAAACATATTATCTAAAGAGGCTTCTTCTCTTTCTATTATAAGTATAAATAGCGGCTTATATCAAAATGCCGGTGCTAATGTAGTACAGCAAATTGCGTATAGCTTAGCACACGCTAATGAATATTTCAACCGAATAACAGAAATTAACAAACCTATTGTATTTCATGTTTCAGTAGGAACTAATTATTTTTTCGAAATTGCCAAACTGCGCGCTTTACGAATCCTTTTTAATACAATAGCCCAAGAATACAATCATAATCTGGATTGTCATTTGTTGGTTACTCCAACAAAACGCAACAAAACCATTTACGACTATAATGTAAACATGCTTCGTACAACAACCGAATGCATGAGTGCCATACTTGGAGGAGCAGATGCCGTTGCCAATTTACCTTATGATGCATTGTACCACAAAGACAATGAATTTGGCGACAGAATTGCCAGAAACCAATTATTGATTCTAAAAGATGAAAGCTACTTTGATAAAGTTGATAATCCTGCAGATGGTAGCTACTATATAGAAAGCCTAACCAATCAATTGGCAGAAAAAGCATTGATATTATTCAAAGATATTGAATCCAATGGAGGATTTTTAAAACAACTGAATGAAGGTGTAATTAAAAGAAAAATTCAAGAAAGCGCCGATGCTGAACAAGCTTTATTTGACTCTGGAAAAGAACCATTATTAGGTACCAATAGATACCCTAATAAAAATGACAAAATGAAACATGATTTAGAATTGTTTCCTTTTGTAAAAATCAAACCGAGAAAAACTTTGATTACTCCAATAATTGAAAAACGATTGGCCGAGAAATTAGAACAGGAACGCCTTGCGGAAGAATAA
- a CDS encoding GspE/PulE family protein produces the protein MQNIIVLPENQHILSNDLANQYRVLPKTVYDNSLELYIDESNNNPETKDELELFIGKNISLISIDSYEIEKALSIYYRKERQTSTNKSINIEKGDFLENILAEAKSLKCSDIHFEIYEKSSRIRFRIDGQLIERYKVESDNYLELVNKIKIKAKLNITEKRLPQDGRITNDSFDIRVSILPTLFGEKIVMRLLGQDASNIDLNTLGLQQEELENYLEAVKKPNGIILISGPTGSGKTTTLYATLRLLNDSKRNIVTVEDPIEYTLKGINQVQLKEDIGLTFSTALKSFLRQDPDVIMLGEIRDSETALMAIRASLTGHLVLSTIHTNSAIGTISRLIDMGVPSYLIAETLNLSAAQRLIRKLCDDCKKEVECNKKDFPSHFQFPYEISSYYKAVGCNKCYHTGYKGRTAIYEILPIDNTIVEAIKNNTISKQFNTNDNYKSLPEKAFDILSKGETSLEEIYSILINI, from the coding sequence ATCAGCATATTTTGTCCAATGACTTGGCAAACCAATATAGGGTTTTACCAAAAACTGTATACGATAACTCTTTAGAACTTTATATTGATGAATCTAATAACAATCCAGAAACTAAAGACGAATTAGAGCTCTTTATTGGAAAAAATATTAGTTTAATCTCAATAGATTCTTATGAAATTGAAAAAGCATTATCTATTTATTACCGCAAAGAACGTCAGACCAGTACAAATAAATCTATAAATATTGAAAAAGGTGATTTCCTTGAAAATATACTAGCAGAGGCAAAATCTCTAAAATGCAGTGATATTCATTTTGAAATTTACGAAAAATCTTCTCGAATTCGATTTAGAATTGATGGCCAATTAATAGAACGTTATAAAGTTGAAAGCGACAATTATCTGGAATTAGTCAATAAAATAAAGATAAAAGCAAAACTCAACATTACTGAAAAACGTTTGCCTCAAGATGGTAGGATTACAAATGATTCATTTGATATAAGGGTTTCTATTTTACCAACTTTATTTGGAGAAAAAATAGTTATGCGTTTATTAGGTCAAGATGCATCAAATATTGATTTGAATACTCTTGGCCTCCAACAAGAAGAATTAGAAAACTATCTGGAAGCTGTAAAGAAACCAAACGGAATTATTTTAATAAGCGGTCCAACCGGTTCAGGAAAGACAACAACTCTATATGCTACTCTAAGGTTGCTCAATGATAGCAAAAGAAATATTGTTACTGTAGAGGACCCAATTGAATATACACTGAAAGGAATTAACCAAGTTCAATTAAAAGAAGATATTGGACTTACTTTTTCAACTGCATTGAAATCATTTTTACGTCAAGATCCTGATGTAATTATGCTAGGGGAAATTCGTGATTCAGAAACAGCTTTAATGGCAATTAGAGCGTCATTGACAGGGCATTTGGTATTATCAACCATACATACCAATTCAGCAATTGGAACCATTTCAAGATTAATTGACATGGGGGTTCCTTCATATTTAATAGCAGAAACTTTAAACCTTTCTGCAGCTCAACGATTGATTAGAAAACTATGCGACGATTGTAAAAAAGAAGTTGAGTGTAATAAAAAGGATTTTCCTAGCCATTTTCAATTTCCTTATGAAATTAGCAGTTACTACAAAGCCGTTGGCTGTAATAAATGTTATCATACTGGTTATAAAGGAAGGACTGCTATCTATGAAATTTTACCTATTGACAACACTATTGTCGAAGCCATAAAAAACAATACAATATCAAAACAATTTAATACTAATGATAATTACAAATCATTGCCAGAAAAGGCTTTCGATATCTTATCAAAAGGAGAAACATCATTAGAAGAAATTTATTCTATTTTAATAAACATATAA
- a CDS encoding type II secretion system protein GspD, giving the protein MLKKIIYVLISLFFTNTIIAQQDINELVKDFDAMSAKNKGLDESIKIDINGLSLHDFISTIAEDHQLNVDVDQSLTQMISNNFFDVKVKDVFIHLVQKYDLEVTFRNNIIIFNKRVQKIVVPKKSAKKIDVTYNPLNDFLSVKLENDTLSSVIKEITDKTGKNLVLAPAIRNTAVSSYILNRPFDQVIQMIAKSNDLLATKDDNGFYYIEKNNSDITTNSNGNNSNKAKQPKAAVGLPGYYDITVNKNGLLSVKAYAADVADLITESAEKLKNNYFFYNKPENEKITLSVENITFDDLLEQILEGKKYTFKKQGEFYLIGEQITEGLRVTEVIQMENRSIELIINSLPKVFSDKLEIKEFTELNGLIVSGSKNTVDELKLYIKQIDKIVPMVQIEVIIVQYNKSYSIQTGMKAGIDKLNKIVTSGTLFPTTDVVVNSSSINNLIDAFNGFGIFKLGKVAESFYANLKLLENNSIINVESTPKIATISGHEAKLSIGETSYYFEQSNRLINNNIGNDILNTGTWKSTDANLSLSIKPFVSTDENVTLTIAVEKSSFLARAGQDAPPGKATQKFESLVRVKNNEMVLLGGLDELKKENSGTGTPLISRIPVIKWFFSSRQKGKSTSKLHLFIKPTVVY; this is encoded by the coding sequence ATGCTCAAAAAAATTATTTACGTTCTAATTAGCTTATTTTTTACAAATACAATTATAGCACAACAAGATATAAATGAATTAGTCAAAGATTTCGATGCAATGTCTGCTAAAAACAAAGGGCTAGACGAATCAATAAAAATAGATATAAACGGACTTTCACTGCATGACTTCATTTCTACTATTGCAGAAGATCATCAATTAAATGTTGATGTTGACCAAAGTCTAACCCAAATGATATCAAATAACTTTTTTGATGTAAAAGTCAAAGATGTATTTATACACTTAGTTCAAAAATATGATCTGGAAGTAACTTTTAGAAACAACATTATCATTTTTAACAAAAGGGTACAAAAAATTGTAGTCCCTAAAAAAAGTGCCAAAAAAATCGATGTTACTTACAATCCTCTAAATGATTTTTTGTCTGTTAAATTAGAGAATGACACGTTATCATCTGTCATCAAAGAAATCACGGATAAAACGGGGAAAAATTTAGTTTTGGCTCCAGCCATAAGGAATACAGCAGTCTCCTCTTATATATTAAATCGACCATTTGACCAAGTCATTCAAATGATTGCAAAATCTAATGATTTATTAGCTACAAAGGATGATAATGGATTTTATTATATCGAAAAAAACAATTCAGATATAACAACAAACTCCAATGGTAATAATTCTAATAAGGCCAAACAGCCCAAAGCAGCAGTGGGATTACCAGGTTATTACGATATTACCGTAAACAAGAATGGTTTATTGTCTGTAAAAGCATACGCAGCTGATGTTGCTGATCTAATAACTGAATCGGCAGAAAAACTAAAAAATAATTATTTCTTTTATAACAAACCAGAAAATGAAAAAATAACACTTTCTGTCGAAAATATAACGTTCGATGATCTACTAGAACAAATCCTTGAAGGGAAAAAATACACATTCAAAAAGCAAGGAGAATTTTATTTGATAGGAGAACAAATAACTGAAGGTCTAAGGGTTACCGAAGTAATACAAATGGAAAATAGATCCATAGAATTGATCATCAATTCATTACCGAAGGTGTTTTCTGACAAGTTAGAAATAAAAGAGTTTACAGAATTAAATGGGCTAATAGTCTCAGGATCAAAAAATACCGTTGATGAATTAAAACTGTATATAAAACAAATAGACAAAATTGTTCCTATGGTTCAAATTGAGGTAATCATTGTTCAGTATAATAAATCATATTCTATTCAAACAGGGATGAAAGCTGGAATTGATAAATTAAATAAAATAGTTACAAGTGGCACACTATTTCCTACCACAGATGTTGTCGTAAATTCATCTTCTATAAACAATCTAATTGATGCCTTTAATGGTTTTGGCATTTTTAAGTTGGGAAAAGTAGCTGAGTCATTTTATGCTAATTTAAAATTACTGGAAAACAACTCTATTATCAATGTAGAATCGACACCAAAAATAGCAACAATAAGTGGTCATGAAGCAAAATTATCTATTGGAGAAACCAGTTATTATTTTGAACAAAGTAATCGACTAATAAACAACAATATTGGAAATGACATCTTAAATACAGGAACTTGGAAATCTACAGATGCAAATCTAAGTTTATCCATAAAACCTTTTGTATCCACTGATGAAAATGTAACCTTAACTATAGCTGTAGAAAAAAGCTCCTTTTTGGCTAGAGCAGGTCAAGATGCCCCTCCTGGAAAAGCAACACAAAAATTTGAATCTCTTGTTAGAGTAAAGAATAACGAAATGGTTTTATTGGGTGGATTAGACGAACTAAAAAAAGAGAATTCAGGAACTGGAACTCCTCTAATATCAAGAATACCAGTTATTAAATGGTTTTTTAGTAGCAGACAAAAAGGTAAAAGCACATCAAAATTACATTTATTTATCAAACCAACTGTAGTATATTAA
- the scpA gene encoding methylmalonyl-CoA mutase: MKRKDLQHIKLDNSNNLDIAPTNSEQKFLTAEGIELSKTYTEKDIEKIEHLDFGAGFAPNLRGPYATMYVRRPWTIRQYAGFSTAEESNAFYRRNLAAGQKGLSIAFDLPTHRGYDSDHERVVGDVGKAGVAIDSVEDMKVLFNQIPLDEMSVSMTMNGAVLPIMAFYIVAAEEQGVKPAQLSGTIQNDILKEFMVRNTYIYPPTPSMKIIADIFEFTSNKMPKFNSISISGYHMQEAGATADIELAYTLADGLEYIRTGLAAGMKIDDFAPRLSFFWAIGMNHFMEIAKMRAGRMIWAKLVKQFNPIDDKSLALRTHCQTSGWSLTEQDPFNNVARTCIEATAAAFGGTQSLHTNALDEAIALPTDFSARIARNTQIYLQEETKITKTVDPWAGSYYVESLTNEIVEKAWKLIEEVEELGGMTKAIETGIPKIRIEEAAARKQARIDSGQDIIVGVNKYRLEKEDPLQILDVDNQMVRLQQLEQLDRIKATRDANKVQTSLQKLTHCAQTGEGNLLEFAIEAARNRCTLGEISDALETVFGRYKAQIKSFSGVYSKEMKDDKSFEKAKQLADAFAKQEGRRPRIMIAKMGQDGHDRGAKVVATGYADVGFDVDIGPLFQTPAEAAKQAVENDVHILGVSSLAAGHKTLVPQVIEELKKYGREDIMVIVGGVIPAQDYQFLFDAGAAAVFGPGTKISDAAIKILEILID, translated from the coding sequence ATGAAAAGAAAAGACTTACAACATATAAAGCTTGATAATTCCAATAATTTGGACATTGCTCCCACAAACTCAGAACAAAAATTTCTGACTGCGGAAGGAATTGAACTCAGTAAAACCTATACTGAAAAAGACATCGAAAAAATCGAACATCTTGATTTCGGAGCAGGTTTTGCACCCAATTTGCGCGGACCTTACGCTACAATGTATGTACGAAGACCTTGGACCATTCGTCAATATGCCGGATTCTCTACAGCCGAAGAGAGTAATGCATTTTATAGACGAAACCTTGCCGCAGGACAAAAAGGACTTTCTATCGCTTTTGATTTACCAACCCATAGAGGCTACGACTCAGACCACGAACGCGTGGTAGGTGATGTCGGAAAAGCTGGAGTTGCCATCGATTCTGTTGAAGACATGAAAGTATTGTTCAATCAGATTCCACTTGACGAAATGTCTGTTTCTATGACAATGAACGGTGCAGTATTGCCAATTATGGCTTTTTATATTGTCGCCGCCGAAGAACAAGGAGTAAAACCAGCGCAACTTTCCGGAACAATCCAAAATGATATTCTAAAAGAGTTTATGGTGCGTAATACCTACATCTATCCACCTACTCCATCGATGAAAATCATTGCCGATATATTTGAATTCACTAGCAATAAAATGCCAAAATTCAATTCAATTTCCATCTCAGGATATCACATGCAAGAAGCTGGAGCTACTGCAGATATTGAATTAGCCTACACTCTTGCCGATGGATTAGAATATATCAGAACAGGACTAGCTGCTGGGATGAAAATAGACGATTTCGCTCCACGCTTATCTTTTTTCTGGGCCATAGGAATGAACCATTTTATGGAAATTGCCAAAATGAGAGCTGGTAGAATGATTTGGGCCAAATTGGTAAAACAATTCAACCCAATAGATGATAAATCATTAGCTCTTAGAACCCATTGTCAAACATCTGGTTGGAGTTTAACAGAGCAAGATCCTTTCAATAACGTGGCCCGTACATGTATCGAAGCTACTGCTGCTGCCTTTGGAGGAACACAATCTTTACATACTAATGCACTAGATGAAGCAATTGCCTTGCCTACAGATTTCTCTGCACGAATAGCCCGAAATACCCAAATCTATTTACAAGAAGAAACCAAAATTACCAAAACTGTAGATCCTTGGGCAGGTAGTTATTATGTTGAGAGCTTGACCAATGAAATTGTAGAAAAAGCTTGGAAACTAATTGAAGAAGTAGAGGAACTTGGTGGAATGACCAAAGCTATTGAAACCGGAATTCCAAAGATTAGAATTGAGGAAGCAGCAGCTCGTAAACAAGCCCGAATCGATAGCGGTCAAGACATCATTGTAGGAGTTAACAAATACCGTTTAGAAAAAGAAGATCCCTTGCAAATTCTAGATGTTGACAACCAAATGGTTCGACTACAACAACTCGAACAACTCGATAGAATCAAAGCAACAAGAGATGCAAATAAAGTACAAACATCTCTCCAAAAATTAACCCATTGCGCCCAAACTGGGGAAGGAAATTTATTGGAATTTGCCATTGAAGCTGCGAGAAATCGTTGTACATTAGGAGAAATTAGCGATGCATTAGAAACTGTTTTTGGTAGATATAAAGCCCAAATTAAATCTTTTAGTGGTGTGTATAGCAAAGAGATGAAAGACGACAAAAGTTTTGAAAAAGCAAAACAACTAGCAGACGCCTTTGCCAAACAAGAAGGCCGTCGACCAAGAATCATGATTGCCAAAATGGGACAGGATGGTCACGACCGTGGTGCCAAAGTAGTTGCTACAGGCTATGCCGATGTAGGTTTTGATGTGGATATTGGCCCACTATTTCAAACACCTGCAGAAGCTGCTAAACAAGCAGTTGAAAACGATGTACACATACTTGGAGTATCTTCACTAGCTGCGGGTCACAAAACATTGGTCCCACAAGTAATTGAAGAACTAAAAAAATACGGTAGAGAAGACATCATGGTCATTGTTGGTGGAGTAATTCCAGCACAAGACTACCAATTTTTATTTGATGCAGGTGCCGCAGCCGTTTTTGGTCCTGGAACAAAAATAAGTGATGCCGCTATTAAAATATTAGAGATTTTAATTGATTAA
- a CDS encoding PilN domain-containing protein has translation MITILSKIIKINELRAVGIIKNENEEFYYVLTVKKKGTKLNIVSMASFTEFEDLKKNTDQNLPLLLLFDGKGVLNKAIDFNNEADVSWYKNIDLNSIYYTSLKSLNTDFISFSRKNIINDTITKFQKNNFQIIDVYLGSFISAILINSIKKETILSNDLLLEFENDTLDNFVKQTDSAKKENYLIGKETITNTYLPLYATVIDFFIKPKEISKTKIETLNTDEVIYKKAFKYLGISMLIGFLASLLISFILIQYYTSKNATLNIQNIYTDKNYQKILELEKQKENKQKILLESGFSSSKFLSFYSYEIIKIVPHDVSLTVLDITPLTKEAKTNQKLSFEANMITVKGETYNESSFNTWMESLKKMNWLENFEIISLKKDKKNKSQFEVKITIKNV, from the coding sequence ATGATTACAATTCTATCCAAAATAATAAAAATCAACGAATTAAGAGCAGTAGGTATCATTAAAAATGAAAATGAAGAGTTTTATTATGTCTTAACAGTTAAAAAAAAGGGAACAAAATTAAATATAGTTTCCATGGCGTCTTTTACTGAATTTGAAGACTTGAAAAAAAATACAGATCAGAATTTGCCTCTACTCTTGCTTTTTGATGGAAAAGGTGTTCTAAACAAGGCTATTGATTTCAATAATGAAGCAGATGTAAGTTGGTATAAAAACATTGACTTAAACTCAATTTATTACACTAGTTTAAAAAGCTTAAACACTGATTTTATTAGTTTTAGCAGAAAAAATATTATAAATGATACCATCACAAAATTTCAAAAAAATAATTTTCAAATAATTGATGTTTATTTAGGGTCATTCATATCCGCCATATTGATTAATTCGATAAAGAAAGAAACTATACTTTCAAATGACTTGCTATTAGAATTCGAAAATGACACATTAGATAACTTTGTAAAACAAACTGATTCAGCGAAAAAAGAAAATTACCTAATAGGGAAAGAAACAATTACCAATACATACTTACCATTATATGCCACTGTAATTGATTTCTTTATTAAACCCAAGGAAATTTCAAAAACAAAAATTGAAACTTTAAATACCGATGAAGTTATATATAAAAAAGCTTTCAAATATTTGGGTATCTCCATGCTGATTGGCTTTTTAGCCTCATTATTGATCAGTTTTATTTTGATACAATACTATACATCAAAAAATGCAACTCTCAATATTCAGAATATATACACAGATAAAAATTATCAAAAAATATTAGAATTAGAAAAACAGAAAGAAAACAAACAAAAAATACTTTTAGAATCTGGTTTTTCGTCTTCGAAATTTCTTTCCTTTTATTCTTATGAAATTATTAAAATAGTTCCACATGATGTCTCTTTGACAGTGCTAGATATAACACCATTAACAAAAGAGGCAAAAACAAATCAAAAATTAAGTTTTGAAGCAAACATGATTACTGTAAAAGGAGAAACTTACAATGAATCTTCATTTAACACTTGGATGGAAAGCTTAAAAAAAATGAATTGGTTAGAAAATTTTGAAATCATTAGTTTAAAAAAAGACAAAAAAAATAAATCTCAATTTGAAGTAAAAATAACCATCAAAAATGTTTGA
- the udk gene encoding uridine kinase, which translates to MLIIGIAGGTGSGKTTVVHQIMNELPEAEVGIISQDSYYRETHDLSYEDRSNINFDHPRAIDFELLVEHLKELKAGNIINQPVYSFVQHNRTDDVVVTHPRKVMIVEGILILTNPELRNLFDIKIYVHADSDERLIRRLKRDIAERGRDMNEVLNRYQHTLKPMHEQFIEPTKAFADIIIPNDRFNTVAIDIVRAVINQRIL; encoded by the coding sequence ATGCTCATTATAGGAATTGCAGGAGGAACAGGATCAGGAAAAACAACCGTGGTACATCAAATTATGAACGAATTACCCGAAGCTGAAGTTGGGATTATCTCACAAGACTCCTATTATAGAGAAACCCATGATCTTAGCTACGAAGATCGTTCCAACATCAATTTTGACCACCCAAGAGCTATTGATTTTGAATTATTAGTAGAACATCTAAAAGAATTAAAAGCCGGAAATATTATAAATCAACCAGTTTATTCATTTGTACAACACAACAGAACAGATGATGTTGTTGTTACTCATCCTAGAAAAGTAATGATTGTTGAAGGTATATTAATCCTTACAAATCCCGAATTAAGAAATCTTTTTGACATAAAAATATACGTGCATGCCGATTCTGACGAACGCTTAATCAGACGTTTGAAAAGAGATATCGCAGAGCGTGGCAGAGATATGAACGAAGTTTTAAACCGCTATCAGCATACTTTAAAGCCAATGCACGAACAGTTTATAGAACCTACAAAGGCATTTGCTGATATTATAATACCTAACGACAGATTCAACACAGTGGCTATAGATATAGTTCGTGCAGTAATTAATCAACGTATTTTATAA
- a CDS encoding FtsB family cell division protein, with product MKNPYKDKTWFKILSNKYIWVSLSFLTWMVFLDNYSYFEHRFLNKQIEELEDNAAYYQGEIKKDEENIKQLKNPLQIEKYAREKYYMKKDSEDIYIIEFEGDTVKKK from the coding sequence ATGAAAAATCCATATAAAGACAAAACTTGGTTTAAAATCTTAAGCAACAAGTACATTTGGGTCTCATTATCATTCTTGACCTGGATGGTCTTTTTGGACAACTATTCATATTTTGAACACCGTTTTTTAAACAAACAAATAGAAGAACTAGAAGATAATGCTGCATATTATCAAGGCGAAATAAAAAAAGATGAAGAGAACATCAAGCAATTGAAAAACCCTTTGCAAATAGAAAAATATGCTCGCGAAAAATACTATATGAAAAAAGATAGTGAAGACATTTACATCATCGAATTTGAAGGTGATACCGTTAAAAAGAAATAA